The following coding sequences lie in one Lepus europaeus isolate LE1 unplaced genomic scaffold, mLepTim1.pri SCAFFOLD_32, whole genome shotgun sequence genomic window:
- the LOC133754922 gene encoding jun dimerization protein 2-like produces the protein MMTGQIPDPFVTTGSLPGQDPLNGWPGSALIVKELKCIGTIIVPLLEVKLDKRPQPVKSKLDEKEERRKKNKAVWARRKERTESLQREFERLEFRNTVLKMQIRELEQARQQLILVLNRRRPTCIVHTDSVPGCAAGHRGLPLGPNINGCGAYY, from the exons ATGATGACTGGGCAGATTCCCGACCCTTTTGTGACCACGGGCTCTCTGCCAGGGCAAGACCCTCTGAACGGATGGCCTGGCTCGGCTCTGATCGTGAAGGAGCTGAAATGCATTGGGACCATAATCGTGCCCTTGCTGGAG GTAAAACTGGACAAGAGGCCCCAACCTGTAAAAAGTAAGCTCGACGAGAAAGAGGAACGGAGGAAAAAGAACAAGGCGGTGTGGGCCCGGAGAAAGGAGCGCACGGAGTCCCTGCAGCGTGAGTTCGAGCGGTTGGAGTTCAGAAACACGGTGCTCAAGATGcagatcagggagctggagcaggcgCGGCAGCAGCTGATCCTCGTGCTGAACCGGCGCCGCCCCACCTGCATTGTCCACACCGACAGCGTCCCTGGCTGTGCGGCTGGGCACAGGGGACTGCCCCTTGGACCTAATATTAATGGCTGTGGTGCATATTACTAA
- the LOC133754921 gene encoding CCAAT/enhancer-binding protein epsilon-like, translating to MFASQGFEGFQEEQSPALLSDLSAMESAPDSSPGSYNPRTVAVKEKPRGPEGGRGGSRGSYNPLQYQVAHCGQTTMHLPPTLMAPGQPQCIPEAPLATIVPPSSPLKAPSPADPSQEDKKAVNDSLEYRLRRERSNIAVRRSRDKTKRRILEMQQYMAENEQLRSRVEQLTQELNILHRFLKAIVGLVSLVTTETNTYRHY from the exons atgttcgCCTCCCAGGGCTTTGAGGGCTTCCAGGAGGAACAATCCCCGGCTTTGCTCTCCGACCTTTCTGCCATGGAGTCGGCacctgacagcagcccagggagctaCAACCCTAGGACTGTGGCTGTGAAGGAGAAGCCCCGGGGGCCAGAGGGCGGCCGAGGTGGCAGCCGGGGCAGTTACAATCCCCTGCAGTACCAGGTGGCACACTGCGGGCAGACGACCAtgcacctgcccccaaccctgatGGCACCGGGCCAGCCCCAGTGCAtccccgag gcccccttggccaccatcgtgccccccagcagccccctcaaGGCGCCCTCCCCGGCTGACCCCTCGCAGGAGGACAAGAAGGCAGTGAACGACAGCCTGGAGTACCGGCTGCGGCGGGAGCGCAGCAATATCGCCGTGCGCAGGAGCAGGGACAAGACCAAGCGGCGCATCCTGGAAATGCAGCAGTACATGGCAGAGAATGAGCAGCTGCGCAGCCGCGTGGAGCAGCTCACGCAGGAGCTGAATATCCTGCACAGGTTTTTGAAAGCTATTGTAGGTTTGGTATCATTGGTCACTACCGAAACTAACACTTACAGACATTATTAG